From the Tachyglossus aculeatus isolate mTacAcu1 chromosome 21, mTacAcu1.pri, whole genome shotgun sequence genome, one window contains:
- the LOC119942435 gene encoding testis-specific serine/threonine-protein kinase 2-like, which translates to MDDAAILKKKGYVVGINLGKGSYAKVKSAYSERLKFNVAVKIIDRKKTPSDFVERFLPREMDILATVSHRSIIKTYEIFETSDGRIYIVMELGVQGDLLEFIKCRGALHEDVARKMFHQLSSAIKYCHDLDVVHRDLKCENLLLDKDFNVKLSDFGFSKRCHRDDAGKLLLSKTFCGSAAYAAPEVLQGIPYQPKVYDIWSLGVILYIMVCGSMPYDDSDIKRMLRFQKEHRVDFPRSKHLTSECKDLIYRMLQPDVHRRLRIDDILGHCWLQPAKTRPHASGSFKREAEAKARAEPKPENRAGSRQDHRPAAKAPQRLLAVPETEEAGPADGPEEPLGAEGGRAGP; encoded by the coding sequence ATGGACGACGCCGCCATCCTCAAAAAGAAAGGCTACGTGGTGGGCATCAACTTGGGGAAGGGCTCCTACGCCAAAGTGAAATCCGCCTACTCCGAGCGCCTCAAGTTCAACGTGGCGGTGAAGATCATCGACCGCAAGAAGACCCCCTCGGACTTCGTCGAGAGGTTCCTGCCCCGGGAGATGGACATCCTGGCCACCGTGAGCCACCGCTCCATCATCAAGACCTACGAGATCTTCGAGACGTCGGACGGCCGGATCTACATCGTCATGGAGCTGGGCGTGCAGGGCGACCTGCTGGAGTTCATCAAGTGCCGCGGGGCCCTGCACGAGGACGTGGCCCGCAAGATGTTCCACCAGCTCTCGTCGGCCATCAAGTACTGCCACGACCTGGACGTGGTCCACCGCGACCTCAAGTGCGAGAACCTCCTGCTCGACAAGGACTTCAACGTCAAGCTGTCCGACTTCGGCTTCTCCAAGCGCTGCCACCGCGACGACGCCGGGAAGCTCCTGCTCAGCAAGACGTTCTGCGGGTCGGCGGCCTACGCGGCGCCCGAGGTGCTGCAGGGCATCCCCTACCAGCCCAAGGTGTACGACATCTGGAGCCTGGGCGTCATCCTGTACATCATGGTGTGCGGCTCCATGCCCTACGACGACTCCGACATCAAGCGCATGCTGCGCTTCCAGAAGGAGCACCGGGTCGACTTCCCCCGGTCCAAGCACCTGACCAGCGAGTGCAAGGACCTCATCTACCGCATGCTGCAGCCCGACGTGCACCGGCGGCTGCGGATCGACGACATCCTGGGCCACTGCTGGCTGCAGCCCGCCAAGACCAGGCCCCACGCGTCCGGCTCCTTCAAGCGGGAGGCGGAGGCCAAGGCCCGGGCCGAGCCCAAGCCGGAGAACCGCGCGGGATCACGGCAGGATCACCGGCCGGCCGCCAAGGCCCCGCAGAGGCTCCTGGCGGTCCCGGAGACGGAGGAGGCGGGCCCGGCCGACGGGCCGGAAGAGCCCTTGGGAGCAGAAGGGGGCCGAGCCGGCCCCTAG
- the LOC119942433 gene encoding testis-specific serine/threonine-protein kinase 1-like: MDDAAVLKRRGYIMGINLGEGSYAKVKSAYSERLKFNVAVKIIDRRKAPTDFLEKFLPREIEILAMLNHRSIIKTYEIFETSDGKVYIVMELGVQGDLLEFIKGRGALHEDDARKKFHQLSSAIKYCHDLDVVHRDLKCENLLLDKDFNVKLSDFGFSKRCHRDDAGKLLLSKTFCGSAAYAAPEVLQGIPYQPKVYDIWSLGVILYIMVCGSMPYDDSNIKRMLRVQKEHRVHFPRSKHLTSECKDLIYRMLQPDVHRRLRIDDILGHCWLQPVQPVQPAKPAALSATALPKDGETSRGPLDQLRLPEVSVHKSPSKLESMVGSASADQERIAREATASRETAAAAASQETAAQKTVAQEAAAAASRPLEIPGSCKLQPETPKRDSHSLPRVPKDPREPSDPPPPPGP, encoded by the coding sequence ATGGACGACGCCGCGGTCCTCAAACGACGAGGCTACATCATGGGCATCAACTTGGGGGAGGGCTCCTACGCCAAAGTGAAATCCGCCTACTCCGAGCGCCTCAAGTTCAACGTGGCGGTGAAGATCATCGACCGCAGGAAAGCACCCACCGACTTCCTGGAGAAATTCCTGCCCCGGGAGATCGAGATCCTGGCCATGCTTAACCACCGCTCCATCATCAAGACCTACGAGATCTTCGAGACGTCGGACGGCAAGGTCTACATCGTCATGGAGCTGGGCGTGCAGGGCGACCTGCTGGAGTTCATCAAGGGCCGCGGGGCCCTGCACGAGGATGACGCCCGCAAGAAGTTCCACCAGCTCTCGTCGGCCATCAAGTACTGCCACGACCTGGACGTGGTCCACCGCGACCTCAAGTGCGAGAACCTCCTCCTCGACAAGGACTTCAACGTCAAGCTGTCCGACTTCGGCTTCTCCAAGCGCTGCCACCGCGACGACGCCGGGAAGCTCCTGCTCAGCAAGACGTTCTGCGGGTCGGCGGCCTACGCGGCGCCCGAGGTGCTGCAGGGCATCCCCTACCAGCCCAAGGTGTACGACATCTGGAGCCTGGGCGTCATCCTGTACATCATGGTGTGCGGCTCCATGCCCTACGACGACTCCAACATCAAGCGCATGCTGCGCGTCCAGAAGGAGCACCGGGTCCACTTCCCGAGGTCCAAGCACCTGACCAGCGAGTGCAAGGACCTCATCTACCGCATGCTGCAGCCCGACGTGCACCGGCGGCTGCGGATCGACGACATCCTCGGCCACTGCTGGCTGCAGCCCGTGCAGCCCGTGCAGCCCGCCAAGCCCGCCGCCCTGTCCGCCACGGCCCTGCCCAAGGACGGCGAGACCTCCCGGGGCCCACTGGACCAGCTCCGGCTGCCGGAGGTCAGCGTGCATAAGTCCCCTAGCAAGCTGGAGAGCATGGTGGGGTCGGCGTCCGCGGACCAAGAGAGAATCGCTAGGGAGGCCACGGCGAGCCGggagacggcggcggcggcggcgtctcAAGAGACGGCAGCCCAGAAGACGGTGGCCcaagaggcggcggcggcggcatccCGGCCCTTGGAGATTCCGGGCTCCTGTAAGCTACAGCCTGAGACCCCCAAGAGGGACAGCCACTCGTTGCCCAGGGTGCCCAAAGACCCCCGGGAGCCCAGTGAcccaccgccgccgccgggcccctGA